A window of the Lolium perenne isolate Kyuss_39 chromosome 7, Kyuss_2.0, whole genome shotgun sequence genome harbors these coding sequences:
- the LOC127317258 gene encoding uncharacterized protein, translating into MPHCGRMRPFPVSLPPDPAAPYRLLMEGRGFCCGARSRALDLAGLEMCRPAISWFFRSSVSRASKILNAQLSLRLLMGDLSAGARWTAGTMRQDHSQEEKSCVLRGSPCTSFERTSTKCSSPTLSILMSSGASDKLTKVRVKILEKGEFQVSGKEREQQAAVRDRRSTPGRPSKQRRRSIARKEPCKTTGNVRVGDHRPLLEWVSSNKLGKVILEGTRNQFSIGSVLVFRFWYPYNNFCMCVYESGSEPDV; encoded by the exons ATGCCTCATTGCGGCCGGATGCGGCCTTTCCCGGTGTCCCTGCCGCCGGATCCGGCTGCACCCTACCGCTTGCTCATGGAAGGCCGCGGGTTCTGCTGCGGCGCGAGGTCGCGGGCGCTGGATCTTGCGGGGCTCGAGATGTGCAGGCCGGCCATCTCGTGGTTCTTCCGGAGCAGCGTCTCAAG AGCATCAAAAATTCTGAATGCCCAACTGAGCTTGCGCCTGTTGATGGGAGATCTAAG CGCAGGAGCACGGTGGACCGCCGGGACGATGAGGCAAGATCATAGCCaagaagaaaaatcatgtgtcctCAGGGGCTCTCCATGCACCAGTTTCGAGAGGACCTCGACGAAGTGCTCCAGTCCCACACTGTCTATTCTAATGTCTTCAGGGGCGTCCGACAAACTCACCAAAGTACGCGTCAAG ATATTGGAGAAAGGTGAGTTCCAAGTTTCTGGCAAGGAGAGGGAGCAGCAAGCTGCAGTCAGGGATCGGAGGAGTACGCCAGGACGGCCTTCGAAACAGAGGAGGAGAAGCATAGCAAGGAAAGAACCATGCAAGACAACAGGGAACGTGAGAGTAGGAGATCACCGTCCTCTATTAGAGTGGGTATCCTCAAACAAGCTAGGTAAAGTCATATTGGAGGGCACACGTAATCAATTCTCTATAGGTTCAGTTCTCGTATTCAGATTTTGGTATCCTTACAACAACTTCTGTATGTGCGTATACGAATCAggttcagagcctgatgtttga